Genomic segment of Colletotrichum destructivum chromosome 5, complete sequence:
CCTTGCGTCTATCAGGAGAGTGCTACCTAATATGACCCAAAGATTACAAAGATTCAAGGCCGTGGTAGCATAATAGCTACCCTATGTGTTTTTCTACCCATGAGATACCCGGAGAACTTCTAGTCTTGAATCCAATAACGCTTTAAGTCCCCCAGGAAACGTCTGAAGGTTCCATCCCGCTTTGCTAAAAGCACGTTCTACCCAGACTGACGCGCTGTAATCTCGCGGGGGACGAAATAACCTTGTTGACTGACACCACCGTGACGTCCAATTTTCCCTCCAGACCTTCAATGTCCAATGAATGGCCTCAACCCTGAGAGGTTGCAAGCACGCAACGGAGAAACCCCAAGGGCCCAGATATGAGTGCTTTCACTGGTAGGCGGACGAAAGCTCTGGACAATAATTCCAGACAGACAATAACCTGAGACCGACTTGCCCACTGACTTCTCGGAAAGGCCCCTCTTCACCATGATCCCCAGCACTGTCTTAAGCGCCTGGGCCGCGCTGCTTGCTGTGACAACCGCTTCTCCCATCGAAAAAGATGCCAGGAATACCCTCCTGCGGCGTAAAACGCCCGCCAAGATGAACGTTTGTGCCCCCGAAGGAGACAAAAAGTGGCAGCCTGGTAAGCCTTCCCCGAGTACCGTTATCCCTGAGCAGTGTCAACAACGACAAGGGAAGAAACCCGAGCTGGCTGACACAAAACAAACAGCAATGGATTTCGACATGGACAGCTGCTACAACAcgcccgccggcggctgccGCGACGGGCCGGACCTCGGGAGCAGCAACGTGTActcgcgcgcgcgctgcAACAACGGCTGGTGCGCGTACATGTACGGCTACTACTTCGAGAAGGACCAGATGACCGTCTGCCTCGGGCACATGCACGACTGggagcacgtcgtcgtcttcgtcgagggcggcgcgccgAGGTATGTGTCCGTGTCGGCGCATGGGCGGTACACGATGAGGCCGTGGGGagacgtcctcgtcgagggcacGCATGTCAAGGTCGTCTATCACAAGGACGGGCCGGGGACGCACGCTTTCCGGTTCGCCAAGGCGGAGGACGATGCGAGGCAGGAGAATCATCTGGGGAAGTGGTTTGTATGTGATCCCCCCCGGAGCTCTGTGGTAGTATCACGGAGACATCTCGATTGTAGAATACAGCTGCTGACAGCTTGGCAGTACGGAGACCTCATCGGCTGGAACGGCTTCCCTTCTGCTGCCGTCCGAGAAAAGATGACGGGCAAGTCTTGGGGAAAGGCCAAGATCGACTTCACGGACGAGCGGTTCGGAGACACACTGAAGAGCGCCATCCAGGCCCAGGGCAGCACGCCATACATTGTCAACATGGACGCGGATGTTGACGACGGATCTCCCGGTATGCCTGCCTATTGCCCGAATCACTTCTGGCGGGTAGAATGAGGACCGAGTTGTTTGGTGCTGCAGCATTGCTGGCTGCCGCTTCGTTCAGCGGAACCAGAATCAAACCCGCCACATGACTTGGCTACATATGGGAAAGGACTGCGGGCGGTATGGTTGTAAGTAAAACCAAACTGTGTATACCGCCTGAACTGTTCTCGCAACTCCACTATGTTGAGTTATGTTCTTACGGCTGTGGTCTTGAAGTCTAGGCTCTGGAACGAGAGGAAATCAGCATACGGTATAGATAGTACCAACAATTCAAAAAGGCAACTTCCATTGTATCTATTTTCTTAAGAAACGAAGTTCCAAATGATACTCATTGCATGGTCAATCAAGAGAGAACTGTAACTGTCATATTTAATTGCCAAGAGCCTGTTTTGGTAAAAGCAACATAACATAAACGGCCGATATAAGATTTACATAGTCAGACAGGGTCGACTTACAGATAACCAATGGCAGCACCTCCCTGGTTCTCAAGGTCACACACAGAAGGGAGGGACTGTAATTGTTCTGTTTTCCCGTATTATCATAGGCCAGCCCCCCAAATGCGTTCTAGTGACGAATATGTGCCATTCTGAAATGGACCCCTACAGTAACTTTCTAGACGTTCCGTCCCTCTTGAGCGTTCTCGATTCACGACGCTGTCATTCAACCATATATTCACTCGTCTCACTCAGATGGGCAAAGTCCCGCCTCAAGATACGGCCATCGGTCTCGGCAATTTCATGGACCCCGCGCGCTCCGGCCTTGTGAGACATAGTGGAGATGTCATAACGTCAACCGCGGGGCCGGATCTGCCTCGACAAGGCACAGAGGCGTGGAGAATACGGGGAGGGGCATGCTCGATCACCGGTTGATGTTCCGCTGGATGCTGTGCCCCGCGGGTTGTGTTCCCCTTTACAGTCTTGCAGATGCAGGATCTCGCCACCGACACGAAGAGTCTGTTGCTGACTGGCCGAGTGTATCCATCCCACTGGCTGCAGCTAGACTTTGTCTCGCCCAAGGCGGGGTTTCCCAACCCAAACAACGCATTCCTAGGGAATTTTAGCCTGATCAGGAACTCAAGTGTCGGCGATTTTGGTTTAAGACTGGAGTGTTTTCAAACTCTAGGGGAGTAAGGACCATTCGCGCCCGGTGAGATAAGAGGAGGGCAGATGATGAACAGAATCAAGTCGTGTATTACATCTTTTTTCACACTTGGCTCTTTTAAACTTCACTTTCACTCAAAGATTCCACTCATAGCTCTACTCACAGCTCTACTCACAGTTTTGCCCCCAGCTTTAAACAACAGCGCCCGAGCTCAAGGATCGATCCGGGCATAACAACCACGAACAAGTAACGAACAAATAGTCTCTAGCTCGACCCAAAGAACGACATCCTACTGGGAGAAATCACAATGCCTCACGCCGAGTCCCTACACGCAACGTCCCCTCCCACGATCAACGGCGTCCACCTCCACGTCAACGATGATCTACTCTCCcccgacgaggtcgagcttcTAGTCCAGTCTCACCCGACGGACGATCTCGACGTCCTCCGCGAGCAGTACCGCCAGAACGGCTACCTTCTCATCAAGGGACTCATCCCGCGCGAAGACGTCCTCTCGGCCCGCGAGTCCTACTTCCGGTCCCTCGCCCCGAGCGGCGTGATCAAGCCGGGAACGTCCCCCCGGGACGGCATCTTCGACGACGCGAAATCCCCCGCGGACTACCCCGggatcggcgccggcagcgtcAAGAACGCGGCCCCGGGCGAGACGGACCAAtccgccgtcttcacctcgGCGGCCCTGCGAGCGCACACGGAAGCTTGGTACGCCGGgtcggacgacggcgccaccCGGGGCTTCTGCAACCACCCGGCGCTCGCGGCCTTCGTCGCCCGCCTCACCGGCTGGGGCGCGGACAACACGCTCGCCGTCAAGCGCACGCTGCTCCGCAACAACACGCCGGGCAACCGGGCCATCGGCGTGCACTACGACCAGTCCTTCATGCGGTATGGCGAGCCGACGTCCGTGACGGCGTGGGTGCCCATGGGCGACGTGcggctcgagggcggcgggctgaTCTACCTGCGGGACGGCGAGCGGCTGGGCGAGCAGATGGAGGACGAGTTCGCGGCCaaggcgcgggcggcgggcatgagcgaggaggagacgcGGAACGCCTTCAACGCCAACATGATGGCGACGGGGTT
This window contains:
- a CDS encoding Putative necrosis inducing protein → MIPSTVLSAWAALLAVTTASPIEKDARNTLLRRKTPAKMNVCAPEGDKKWQPGKPSPSTVIPEQCQQRQGKKPELADTKQTAMDFDMDSCYNTPAGGCRDGPDLGSSNVYSRARCNNGWCAYMYGYYFEKDQMTVCLGHMHDWEHVVVFVEGGAPRYVSVSAHGRYTMRPWGDVLVEGTHVKVVYHKDGPGTHAFRFAKAEDDARQENHLGKWFVCDPPRSSVVVSRRHLDCRIQLLTAWQYGDLIGWNGFPSAAVREKMTGKSWGKAKIDFTDERFGDTLKSAIQAQGSTPYIVNMDADVDDGSPGMPAYCPNHFWRVE
- a CDS encoding Putative phytanoyl-CoA dioxygenase, whose protein sequence is MPHAESLHATSPPTINGVHLHVNDDLLSPDEVELLVQSHPTDDLDVLREQYRQNGYLLIKGLIPREDVLSARESYFRSLAPSGVIKPGTSPRDGIFDDAKSPADYPGIGAGSVKNAAPGETDQSAVFTSAALRAHTEAWYAGSDDGATRGFCNHPALAAFVARLTGWGADNTLAVKRTLLRNNTPGNRAIGVHYDQSFMRYGEPTSVTAWVPMGDVRLEGGGLIYLRDGERLGEQMEDEFAAKARAAGMSEEETRNAFNANMMATGFLSEGPADFGRRYGKKWMVSAYEAGDVVFHSAHMIHASTKNYDPEGRIRLGTDLRFVDKRRPWDTVSLFSSPR